The following are encoded in a window of Alosa sapidissima isolate fAloSap1 chromosome 12, fAloSap1.pri, whole genome shotgun sequence genomic DNA:
- the pias4a gene encoding E3 SUMO-protein ligase PIAS4-A encodes MAAEQVEAMNMVKSFRVSDLQTLLASMGRSKSGLKQDLVVRALKLVQSECSPELLKSVRQLYETRFPKTSGWLAARRPEAVPVSYSSISSSASRGLTQSQGADYLNGGGLPKQTAAPAAEVKLVSLPFYQTLETLLPPTELIAQNNEKLQDSQCIFELTQSQVDQIRNSSEHRPGIKSVQVVLRICYTDSIGVQEDQYPPNIAVRVNQSFCHVPGYYPSNKPGVEPRRPCRPVNITPWLHLSTTTNRVTITWGNFGKRYSVAIYLVRVFTSAELFNQLKHCSVESAERCRERIQDKLRFDPESEIATTGLRVSLICPLVKMRLGVPCRVLTCAHLQCFDAVFFLQMNEKKPTWTCPVCDKPAPFELLTIDGLLSEILKETEEEVEEIEYLTDGSWRPIGDERDKEKERERSHTPVYPLVDICVSEVNGHSPAHSSTSQSAKSGSGGSSAPAASGVVVDLTLDSSSDEEAGGGGGAGGDSSDTDDSQDSPSPKRGRYNYDKDLVTAY; translated from the exons ATGGCGGCCGAACAAGTCGAAGCGATG AATATGGTGAAGAGTTTCCGGGTGTCTGACCTGCAGACACTGCTGGCCTCTATGGGCCGCAGCAAGAGTGGCCTGAAGCAGGACCTGGTGGTGCGGGCGCTGAAGCTGGTTCAGTCCGAATGCAGCCCGGAGCTGCTGAAGAGTGTGCGGCAGCTCTACGAGACGCGCTTCCCCAAGACATCGGGCTGGCTGGCGGCACGCCGCCCGGAGGCCGTGCCCGTCAGTTACTCGTCCATCAGCAGCTCGGCGTCCAGGGGCCTGACACAGTCGCAGGGCGCAGACTACCTCAATGGCGGCGGCCTCCCCAAGCAGACAGCCGCCCCCGCAGCCGAGGTCAAGCTGGTGTCGCTGCCTTTCTACCAGACCCTGGAGACACTGCTGCCCCCCACAGAGCTAA TTGCCCAGAATAATGAGAAACTGCAGGACAGTCAATGCATATTTGAACTGACACAAAGTCAAGTGGATCAAATCAGAAACTCCAG TGAACATCGCCCAGGCATTAAGTCTGTCCAGGTGGTTCTCAG AATCTGTTATACAGACTCCATTGGTGTTCAGGAAGATCAGTACCCCCCTAATATTGCTGTGAGAGTCAACCAGTCCTTCTGTCATGTGCCA GGTTACTACCCTTCTAATAAACCGGGTGTGGAGCCACGTCGCCCCTGCCGCCCCGTCAATATCACCCCCTGGCTGCATCTCTCCACCACTACCAACAGAGTCACCATCACGTGGGGCAACTTTGGCAAG CGTTACTCGGTGGCTATATATCTTGTGAGGGTCTTCACGTCAGCAGAACTCTTCAATCAGCTCAAACACTGCTCAGTGGAGAGTGCCGAACGTTGTCGTGAGCGCA TCCAAGACAAGTTGCGCTTCGACCCAGAGAGTGAGATTGCCACCACGGGGTTGCGAGTATCCCTGATTTGTCCA CTGGTGAAAATGCGTCTGGGTGTGCCATGCCGCGTGCTCACCTGTGCACACCTGCAGTGTTTCGATGCCGTCTTCTTCTTGCAAATGAACGAGAAGAAGCCCACCTGGACCTGTCCAGTCTGCGACAAGCCCGCTCCCTTTGAGTTGCTCACTATTGACGG GTTGCTCTCTGAGATACTGAAGGAGaccgaggaggaggtggaggagatcgAGTACCTGaccgacggctcctggagaccCATTGGAGACGAGAGGGACAAGGAGAAGGAGCGCGAGCGCAGCCACACGCCTGTCTACCCCCtggttgacatat GTGTCTCGGAGGTGAATGGCCACTCTCCAGCCCACAGcagcaccagccaatcagcgaAGTCGGGATCAGGCGGGTCGTCGGCCCCGGCAGCGTCGGGCGTGGTGGTCGACCTGACGCTGGACTCCTCCTCCGACGAGGAGGCTGGCGGCGGTGGCGGCGCGGGAGGAGACAGCTCTGACACAGACGACAGCCAGGACAGCCCGTCGCCCAAGAGAGGCCGGTACAACTACGACAAGGACCTGGTGACGGCCTACTGA